The Clostridioides difficile genome has a segment encoding these proteins:
- a CDS encoding EAL domain-containing protein, translating into MTKRNKSVTLMIILLLASLFLILGYLYIEDTRNLLISEAEVHIEEVAIQGSQLAQRQIEKDLDVLNIFSSYYTSNPNISKQEKMEKLLDEMENQKFYTMAIVDINGNAENTKGNKFSVKGREFFKNSINGKVYVSSPYIDEVNKSVKKVTISVPILNNDKVVGVLYCTYDVNTLMKLINVSFYENNSISYVVKNNGTVVLHPQQDRLSKNIYELLKKDNDIKDVNKLKKQLEENKTGATFLNISGERRYIGYATMDNGNSKNNYIKDWNLIFSVPENVIFSNSEQIIKRAVYAVLFIILIFIAIVFYVIYIKKSNEKEIVSLAYEDRVTHIGNQNKFYRECSKHLLNKPSLNYIIVYFDINNFKMINDTFGYEFGDNLLITIAIALKEELTEGEIYARLSSDYFAILCEYKNGRNKIIKKLDSIRNNIESNLNTVFEISLCVGIYFVEEGEIDAQKAVNKANMARSVAKGKNINYAIYNEDVRNKLSEESIILDDIKTALVKNQFEVYYQPKFSLVNGEMIGSEALIRWNHPEHGFISPGVFIPIAEKSQLILKIGRFVFERVCRDLSRWEKQGKKLVPVSVNLSRVELYQPDIVKFINSTIQIYNIHSSLIEIEITETVAINELNILKSVLNELRKYGFSISMDDFGTGYSSISCLRDMPIDVLKLDKSFLNGIENDEKSRNIAKSIVSLAKSLDLIVIIEGVETKKQAELMKQFGCDLVQGFYFARPMPVQNFIELL; encoded by the coding sequence ATGACTAAAAGAAATAAAAGTGTTACATTAATGATAATTCTTTTATTAGCATCATTATTTCTGATATTAGGATATCTATATATAGAAGATACAAGAAATCTTCTTATATCAGAGGCAGAAGTACATATAGAAGAAGTTGCAATACAAGGTTCTCAATTAGCACAAAGACAAATTGAAAAAGATTTAGATGTTTTAAATATTTTTTCGAGTTATTATACTTCAAATCCAAATATATCTAAACAAGAAAAAATGGAAAAACTTTTAGATGAGATGGAAAACCAAAAATTTTATACTATGGCAATTGTTGATATAAATGGTAATGCAGAAAATACTAAGGGCAATAAGTTTTCTGTAAAAGGTAGAGAATTCTTTAAAAATTCAATTAATGGTAAAGTATATGTTTCAAGCCCATACATTGACGAAGTAAATAAGTCTGTAAAAAAGGTTACTATCTCAGTACCAATACTAAATAATGATAAAGTAGTTGGAGTTTTGTATTGTACTTATGATGTCAATACTCTAATGAAACTTATAAATGTATCTTTTTATGAAAATAATAGTATATCTTATGTTGTAAAAAATAATGGTACAGTTGTACTTCATCCTCAACAAGATAGATTATCAAAAAATATTTATGAATTATTAAAAAAGGATAATGATATTAAAGATGTAAATAAATTAAAAAAACAATTAGAAGAAAATAAAACAGGTGCAACATTTTTAAATATATCAGGAGAAAGACGATATATAGGATATGCTACTATGGATAATGGTAATAGTAAAAATAATTATATAAAGGATTGGAATTTGATTTTTTCAGTTCCAGAAAATGTAATATTTAGTAATTCTGAACAAATTATTAAGAGAGCTGTATATGCAGTGTTATTTATTATATTAATATTTATTGCAATTGTTTTTTATGTGATTTACATAAAAAAATCTAATGAAAAAGAAATAGTAAGTTTAGCATACGAAGATAGAGTTACACATATAGGAAATCAAAATAAATTCTATAGAGAATGTAGTAAGCATCTTTTAAATAAACCATCTTTAAATTACATTATAGTATATTTTGACATTAATAATTTTAAAATGATTAATGATACTTTTGGATATGAATTTGGTGATAATCTATTAATTACTATAGCCATAGCTTTAAAAGAGGAATTAACAGAAGGTGAAATATATGCACGACTTTCAAGTGATTATTTTGCTATTTTATGTGAATATAAAAATGGAAGAAATAAAATTATAAAAAAACTTGATAGTATACGAAATAATATTGAAAGTAATTTAAATACAGTATTTGAAATTTCTCTTTGTGTGGGTATTTACTTTGTAGAAGAAGGCGAAATAGATGCTCAAAAAGCTGTGAATAAAGCCAATATGGCAAGGTCTGTTGCTAAAGGTAAAAATATAAACTATGCTATTTATAATGAAGATGTTAGAAATAAGCTTAGTGAGGAATCTATAATTTTAGATGATATAAAGACAGCATTAGTAAAGAATCAATTTGAAGTTTATTATCAGCCTAAGTTTTCACTTGTAAATGGAGAGATGATAGGAAGTGAAGCACTGATAAGATGGAATCATCCCGAACATGGATTTATAAGTCCAGGGGTATTTATTCCAATAGCAGAAAAAAGTCAATTGATTTTAAAAATAGGTAGATTTGTATTTGAGAGAGTCTGTAGAGATTTATCTAGATGGGAAAAACAAGGAAAAAAATTAGTACCAGTTTCAGTAAATTTATCTAGAGTTGAGTTATATCAACCAGATATTGTAAAATTTATCAATAGTACTATCCAAATATATAACATACATTCAAGTTTAATTGAAATTGAGATAACAGAAACTGTAGCTATTAATGAATTAAATATATTAAAGAGTGTTTTAAATGAATTAAGGAAGTATGGATTTTCAATTTCTATGGATGATTTTGGGACAGGTTATTCCTCTATTAGTTGTCTAAGGGATATGCCAATTGATGTATTAAAATTAGATAAATCTTTTCTCAATGGTATTGAAAATGATGAGAAAAGTCGTAATATAGCAAAGTCTATAGTATCTCTAGCAAAATCATTAGATTTAATTGTAATTATAGAAGGTGTTGAGACTAAGAAACAGGCTGAGTTAATGAAACAATTCGGATGTGATTTAGTTCAGGGATTTTATTTTGCAAGACCAATGCCAGTTCAAAATTTTATAGAATTACTTTAA
- the adhE gene encoding bifunctional acetaldehyde-CoA/alcohol dehydrogenase, protein MANKEQVIIENKRGKEVMADKTCVVNNVENLVKKLAKIKEAQKIFATYTQEQVDKIFLAASLAANKQRVPLAIMAQKETGMGIAEDKVIKNHYASEYIYNAYKETKTCGVIERDEAFGMTKIAEPIGVIAAVIPTTNPTSTAIFKSLLALKTRNGIIFSPHPRAKNSTIEAAKVVLEAAVLAGAPEGIIGWIDEPSLELTTTVMKEVDLTLATGGPGMVKSAYSSGKPAIGVGAGNTPAIIDDSADIKTAVNSILVSKTFDNGMICASEQSVIVLENIYNEVKKEFKERGAYLLNKEETEKLRNVILVNGGLNSKIVGQTACTIAKLAGFEVPVDVKVLIGEVESVEIEEAFAHEKLSPVLAMYKANNFDDAVSKAEKLVEDGGFGHTSSLYIDDVNQREKLDKFTKAMKTCRILINTPSSQGGIGDLYNFKLAPSLTLGCGSWGGNSVSENVGVKHLLNIKTVAERRENMLWFRAPEKVYFKKGCLGVALKELKDVMNKKRAFIVTDTFLYNNGYTKTVTDLLDEMNIKHTTFFEVEPDPTLECAKIGAKAMREFNPDVIISIGGGSAMDAGKIMWTLYEHPEVDFQDLAMRFMDIRKRVYTFPKMGEKASFVAIPTSAGTGSEVTPFAVITDQDTGVKYPLADYELMPNMAIVDADMMMNMPKGLTSASGIDALTHALEAYVSMLATDYTNGLALQAIKSIFEYLPRAYDNGAKDSEAREKMANASTMAGMAFANAFLGVCHSMAHKLGAFHHVPHGVANALLITNVMKFNSSNAPKKMGAFSQYKYPEALKRYAEIASFLGLNGNSDEEKFQNLLIAIEDLKSKVGIPKTIKEFGVDESKFINSLDEMVVQAFDDQCTGANPRYPLMNEIKKMYLNSYYGK, encoded by the coding sequence ATGGCTAATAAAGAACAGGTTATAATAGAAAATAAAAGGGGAAAAGAAGTTATGGCAGATAAGACATGTGTTGTAAATAATGTTGAAAATCTAGTTAAAAAATTAGCAAAAATTAAAGAAGCTCAAAAAATCTTTGCTACATATACTCAAGAACAAGTAGATAAGATTTTTTTAGCAGCATCTTTAGCAGCTAATAAGCAAAGAGTTCCTCTAGCTATAATGGCACAGAAAGAAACTGGTATGGGAATTGCTGAGGATAAAGTTATAAAGAATCACTATGCATCAGAGTATATATACAATGCATATAAAGAAACTAAAACTTGTGGTGTTATAGAGAGAGATGAAGCCTTTGGTATGACTAAAATAGCTGAGCCAATAGGAGTTATTGCAGCAGTTATACCTACAACTAACCCAACTTCCACTGCTATATTTAAATCACTTTTAGCTCTAAAAACTAGAAATGGAATAATATTTTCTCCACATCCAAGAGCAAAAAATTCTACTATAGAGGCCGCAAAGGTAGTTCTTGAAGCTGCTGTTTTGGCTGGTGCTCCTGAAGGTATAATTGGATGGATTGATGAACCGTCTTTGGAATTAACTACAACTGTTATGAAGGAAGTTGATTTAACTCTTGCTACAGGAGGTCCTGGGATGGTTAAATCAGCATATTCATCTGGAAAGCCAGCTATTGGAGTTGGTGCAGGTAATACGCCAGCAATAATTGATGACAGTGCAGATATAAAAACTGCTGTAAATTCAATTCTTGTATCTAAGACTTTTGACAATGGTATGATATGTGCTTCTGAACAATCAGTTATAGTATTAGAAAATATATATAATGAAGTTAAAAAAGAATTTAAAGAGCGTGGTGCTTACTTATTAAATAAAGAAGAAACAGAAAAATTAAGAAATGTAATTTTAGTAAATGGAGGATTAAACTCTAAAATCGTTGGACAAACAGCTTGTACAATAGCAAAATTAGCAGGTTTTGAAGTTCCAGTTGATGTTAAAGTTTTAATAGGCGAGGTTGAATCAGTTGAAATAGAAGAAGCTTTTGCGCATGAGAAACTTTCACCAGTACTTGCAATGTATAAAGCAAATAACTTTGATGATGCAGTTAGTAAAGCAGAAAAATTAGTAGAAGATGGAGGGTTTGGTCATACATCTTCACTATATATTGACGATGTAAATCAGAGGGAAAAGCTTGATAAATTTACTAAAGCTATGAAAACTTGTAGAATTTTAATTAACACTCCTTCTTCTCAAGGTGGTATAGGTGATTTATATAATTTTAAATTAGCTCCTTCTCTTACTCTAGGGTGTGGCTCTTGGGGAGGAAATTCAGTATCTGAAAATGTAGGAGTTAAACACTTACTTAATATTAAGACAGTAGCTGAGAGGAGAGAAAATATGCTTTGGTTTAGAGCACCAGAAAAAGTTTATTTTAAAAAGGGATGTTTGGGAGTGGCTTTAAAAGAACTTAAAGATGTAATGAATAAAAAGAGAGCTTTTATTGTAACAGATACATTCCTTTACAATAATGGATATACTAAAACAGTTACTGATTTATTAGATGAAATGAACATAAAGCATACTACGTTCTTTGAAGTTGAACCAGACCCAACATTAGAATGTGCAAAGATAGGTGCTAAAGCTATGAGAGAGTTCAACCCAGATGTAATAATATCTATAGGTGGAGGAAGTGCAATGGATGCAGGTAAGATAATGTGGACATTATATGAACATCCAGAAGTAGATTTCCAAGACCTAGCAATGAGATTTATGGATATAAGAAAAAGAGTATATACATTTCCTAAGATGGGAGAAAAAGCTAGTTTTGTAGCTATACCAACATCAGCAGGGACTGGTTCAGAAGTAACTCCATTTGCAGTTATAACTGACCAAGATACAGGAGTGAAATACCCATTAGCAGATTATGAGTTGATGCCAAATATGGCTATAGTTGATGCTGATATGATGATGAATATGCCAAAAGGATTAACTTCTGCGTCTGGTATTGATGCTTTAACTCATGCATTAGAAGCATATGTATCTATGCTTGCAACTGACTATACAAATGGTCTAGCTTTACAAGCTATTAAGAGTATATTTGAATATCTTCCACGTGCATACGATAATGGAGCAAAAGACTCAGAAGCAAGAGAAAAAATGGCAAATGCTTCTACAATGGCGGGAATGGCTTTTGCAAATGCATTTTTAGGTGTTTGTCACTCTATGGCTCACAAATTAGGTGCTTTCCACCATGTACCACATGGTGTTGCAAATGCTCTTTTAATAACAAATGTTATGAAATTTAATTCTTCTAATGCACCAAAGAAAATGGGAGCTTTCTCTCAATATAAGTATCCAGAGGCATTAAAGAGATACGCTGAAATAGCTTCATTCTTGGGATTAAACGGAAATTCTGATGAAGAAAAATTCCAAAATTTATTGATAGCTATTGAAGATTTAAAGAGTAAAGTTGGTATTCCTAAAACTATAAAAGAATTTGGTGTTGATGAATCTAAATTTATAAATTCACTAGATGAAATGGTGGTTCAAGCCTTTGATGACCAATGTACAGGCGCGAATCCAAGATATCCTCTTATGAATGAAATAAAAAAAATGTATCTAAATTCATATTATGGAAAATAA
- a CDS encoding biotin transporter BioY, whose product MKNNRVNIQDLTKMSICVALLCISSYIYIPLPFTPAGVTAQTIMINLIALILTPRQAFSTVGVYIMIGLIGIPVFGGGSSGIGKLLSPTGGFYFGFLFAALIISLLKGNNNDIKRYIPITVFVGMPIIYFMGTVFMCYFNQMTVEAALFAAVVPFLIGDTIKAIIASFLGVKLNNVLKRNL is encoded by the coding sequence ATGAAAAATAATAGAGTAAATATTCAAGATTTAACTAAAATGTCAATATGTGTAGCATTATTATGTATATCATCCTACATATATATACCATTACCATTTACACCAGCAGGAGTAACAGCACAAACAATAATGATAAATCTAATAGCTTTGATATTAACACCAAGACAAGCATTTAGTACAGTTGGAGTATATATAATGATAGGTTTAATTGGAATACCTGTATTTGGAGGAGGTTCATCTGGTATTGGTAAACTACTAAGTCCAACAGGTGGTTTTTATTTTGGGTTCTTATTTGCAGCACTAATTATTAGCTTATTAAAAGGTAATAATAATGATATTAAAAGATATATACCAATAACAGTTTTTGTTGGTATGCCTATTATATACTTTATGGGAACAGTATTTATGTGTTACTTTAATCAAATGACAGTAGAAGCAGCACTTTTTGCAGCAGTGGTACCCTTTTTAATTGGAGATACAATAAAAGCAATTATTGCATCTTTTTTAGGTGTTAAATTAAATAATGTACTAAAAAGAAATCTATGA
- a CDS encoding dipicolinate synthase subunit B, protein MRLEGLTIGVGFTGSFCTYDKIFIELENLVKAGAKVHTIFSDASQNIDCRFGNSEEFMKKAYELTGNKPIVTIEEAEPFGPKGIADIIIIAPCTGNTAAKLANGITDSPVLMAAKGHLRNDKPLVISISTNDALSFNFKNIGILLNSKNIYFVPFGQDNCNAKPNSMIAHTELIIPTIELALDNKQLQPVIKSPHQ, encoded by the coding sequence ATGAGACTTGAAGGACTTACAATTGGAGTAGGATTTACTGGTTCGTTTTGTACTTATGATAAAATATTTATAGAGTTAGAGAATTTGGTAAAAGCAGGAGCAAAAGTGCATACTATATTTTCAGACGCATCACAAAATATAGATTGTAGATTTGGAAACTCTGAGGAATTTATGAAAAAAGCCTATGAACTTACAGGAAATAAACCTATTGTTACAATTGAAGAAGCAGAACCCTTTGGTCCTAAAGGAATTGCTGATATTATAATAATAGCTCCTTGTACTGGAAATACTGCTGCTAAGTTAGCAAATGGTATTACAGACTCTCCAGTATTGATGGCAGCAAAGGGTCATCTTCGCAATGATAAACCACTTGTAATATCTATATCAACTAATGATGCTCTAAGCTTTAATTTCAAAAATATTGGTATTCTTCTTAACTCTAAAAATATATATTTTGTACCTTTTGGTCAAGATAATTGTAATGCAAAGCCTAATTCTATGATTGCACATACAGAGTTAATAATTCCAACTATAGAGCTTGCTCTTGATAATAAACAGTTACAACCTGTTATAAAAAGTCCACACCAATAG
- a CDS encoding phenylalanine--tRNA ligase beta subunit-related protein, with product MIDISIDKKLKDKWPDAKLGCIQAKVVVNKSSEKLINGINEFCDILNQKLEIEDITKLDKIKDARDAYKELGKNPSRYRTSSEALVRRIVQGKGLYTINNIVEINNLISIKSLYPVGTYNVSKLHPPICFTVGDEGEQYKGIGKELINIENLPILSDSLGKFGSPTSDSERAMITTDANEILICIFSFSPESDIEEYFGYAKDLLKEYADGKEIETKIIK from the coding sequence ATGATAGATATAAGTATTGATAAAAAACTTAAGGACAAATGGCCTGATGCAAAGTTGGGGTGTATCCAAGCAAAAGTAGTAGTAAATAAAAGCTCAGAAAAGTTAATAAATGGGATAAATGAGTTTTGTGACATTTTAAATCAAAAGCTAGAAATTGAAGATATTACTAAATTGGATAAGATTAAAGATGCAAGAGATGCATATAAAGAACTTGGTAAAAATCCAAGTAGATATAGAACGTCTTCAGAAGCATTAGTTAGAAGAATTGTTCAAGGGAAGGGTCTATATACAATAAATAATATAGTTGAAATAAATAATTTAATATCTATAAAATCATTATATCCAGTTGGCACATATAATGTAAGTAAATTACATCCACCAATATGTTTTACTGTAGGTGATGAAGGTGAGCAGTATAAAGGTATTGGAAAAGAGTTGATAAATATAGAGAATCTACCTATATTATCTGATTCATTAGGCAAATTCGGAAGTCCAACTAGTGATTCTGAGAGAGCTATGATAACAACAGATGCAAATGAAATACTAATTTGTATATTTTCATTTAGTCCAGAATCAGATATTGAAGAGTACTTTGGATATGCTAAGGATTTACTTAAAGAATATGCAGATGGAAAAGAGATAGAAACTAAAATAATTAAATAA
- a CDS encoding acetyl-CoA C-acyltransferase → MEEVFVLGGLRSHIGLKNGIFQCVQPEVLGAEVLRHLIEKYEIDKIDEIICGNAVGTGGNIARLMTLTAGIESEVPAFTVDMQCASAMMSLDIAFSKIKSGQCDLIIAGGFESSSLQPMRTYHKNDKRYNINNPNYTVAQFSPNDNSENSMLEGAERVAKLYKIEKAELDYWVKESHRRAKNTREEKFLEDIIFPINSNTYDEGIRDKMSQRLLDRIPSILGKGSITNAANSCLINDGASFLILCSKKYLENTKKNPKAKVINSCTIGTEPQLSPTSAIKAMDKILEIEKLNYMDISAIEFNEAFAVIDVLFQRKYPELIDRYNIFGGALAYGHPYGASGAIIALHLLKALEKTNGRYGICSIAAAGGLGSALLIERV, encoded by the coding sequence ATGGAAGAAGTTTTTGTATTAGGAGGATTAAGAAGTCATATAGGTCTAAAAAATGGAATTTTTCAATGTGTTCAGCCAGAGGTGCTAGGAGCAGAGGTTTTAAGACATCTAATTGAAAAGTATGAGATTGATAAGATTGATGAGATTATATGTGGAAATGCAGTTGGTACAGGAGGTAATATCGCAAGATTAATGACTTTAACAGCAGGAATAGAAAGTGAAGTTCCTGCTTTTACTGTAGATATGCAATGTGCTTCTGCTATGATGAGTTTAGATATAGCATTTTCAAAGATTAAATCTGGACAATGCGATTTAATTATTGCAGGAGGTTTTGAGAGTAGCTCTCTACAGCCAATGCGTACATATCATAAAAATGATAAAAGATATAATATCAATAATCCAAACTATACAGTTGCTCAATTTTCTCCAAATGATAATAGTGAGAATAGCATGCTTGAAGGTGCAGAAAGAGTAGCAAAGTTATATAAAATTGAGAAAGCAGAATTAGATTATTGGGTAAAAGAAAGTCATAGAAGAGCAAAAAACACAAGAGAAGAAAAATTTCTTGAAGATATTATATTTCCTATAAATAGCAATACATATGATGAAGGTATACGTGATAAAATGAGCCAAAGGTTATTAGATAGGATACCTTCAATTTTAGGGAAGGGAAGTATTACAAATGCAGCAAATTCATGTCTTATTAATGATGGAGCTTCATTTCTTATACTGTGTTCTAAAAAATATTTAGAGAATACTAAAAAGAACCCAAAAGCTAAAGTTATAAATTCTTGTACAATAGGGACAGAACCACAATTAAGTCCAACATCTGCTATAAAAGCTATGGATAAGATTTTGGAGATAGAAAAGCTTAACTATATGGACATATCTGCTATTGAATTTAATGAAGCATTTGCAGTTATAGATGTTCTATTTCAAAGAAAATATCCAGAATTAATTGATAGATATAATATATTTGGAGGGGCTCTAGCATATGGTCATCCATATGGTGCCTCTGGTGCAATTATTGCGTTACATCTTTTGAAAGCACTTGAAAAAACTAATGGAAGATATGGAATTTGCTCTATAGCAGCTGCTGGAGGATTAGGCTCTGCTTTACTGATTGAAAGGGTGTAG
- the dpsA gene encoding dipicolinate synthase subunit DpsA, with the protein MSNQYDITVIGGDLRQVYMVKKLINKGYSVVIYGIANEIINGIAGKATSLAEALSKSSIILCPIPFTKNQFSIENTDGCLDTTIDNLLINLSPNQILFGGNIPTKVYKFCEQHSIQVYDFMKMNDVAILNAVATAEGAIAEAIKRSIINMHQSNCLVLGFGRCAQILAKKLYALDANVCVGARKNDARSTANAFGYSSISLNQLDENLSKFDYIFNTIPECILTKEKLEKVSREVTIIDIASSPGGLDYSVTQNLDINANLCLGLPGKYSPKTSGEILVNAIENIINERRD; encoded by the coding sequence ATGTCAAATCAATACGATATAACTGTTATAGGCGGAGACCTGCGACAAGTGTACATGGTAAAAAAACTAATTAATAAAGGATATTCTGTAGTTATATATGGAATAGCTAATGAAATTATAAATGGAATCGCTGGAAAAGCAACTTCACTAGCTGAAGCACTATCCAAAAGTTCCATTATTTTATGTCCAATTCCATTTACAAAAAATCAGTTTAGTATTGAAAATACTGATGGTTGTCTCGATACTACTATTGATAACTTGTTAATTAACTTATCTCCTAACCAAATACTATTTGGAGGAAACATACCAACTAAAGTTTACAAATTTTGTGAGCAACACTCTATTCAGGTTTATGATTTTATGAAGATGAATGATGTTGCTATTTTAAATGCAGTTGCTACAGCTGAAGGAGCTATAGCAGAAGCTATTAAAAGAAGTATAATCAATATGCACCAAAGTAATTGTCTAGTACTGGGATTCGGAAGATGTGCACAAATACTTGCTAAAAAATTATATGCTTTAGATGCAAATGTATGTGTTGGAGCAAGAAAGAATGATGCAAGGAGTACAGCTAATGCATTTGGATATTCTAGTATTTCTTTAAATCAACTTGATGAAAATCTTTCAAAGTTTGATTATATTTTTAATACTATACCAGAATGTATTTTAACAAAAGAGAAATTAGAAAAAGTATCACGAGAAGTAACTATTATAGATATAGCTTCTTCTCCTGGTGGATTAGATTATTCTGTTACACAAAATTTAGATATTAATGCAAATCTTTGTCTTGGGCTTCCTGGTAAATACTCACCAAAGACATCTGGTGAAATTCTTGTTAACGCTATAGAAAATATTATAAATGAAAGAAGGGATTAG
- a CDS encoding AMP-binding protein — protein MNYYELLKAKRNSYKDKDFLIIDGVKYTYDNILRDSEEIGRQISIGENIPVLIYSKNIKFQLVSFLGINYSNNVPIICHYNLSKKVLSDILIKNNISIIISDENIDINDLSSGSSNRTLKITNSSIDHHSINIYQYNNILNYLDKEICMGALSSGSTNVPKVLYRTYESWAGFFPIQNEIFYISEDSILFINGTLSFTGNLNSIMSVLYEGGSIVVSSGLNCKTWINAIKQYNITNIYLIPTKLQLLVKHLSDTIVKVRSVFTGSQLLFEDVARKIKKYMPDSEIILYYGASELNYITYLSYDELIEKPLSVGKPFPKIDVYIKDRMIFVNTKYAVYNASEPYSVKDIGYFDDDGYLIFEGRSDDVVNIGGFKVSSTKVENVVKRIPQIENAVVLPYLDSIRGSQIALFVTTVDKITKKDLLIEIRTYLIRNEVPRKIIFLDSLPYTSSEKIDRLALLGMLEV, from the coding sequence ATGAATTACTATGAACTTTTGAAAGCAAAAAGAAACAGCTATAAAGATAAAGATTTTTTGATTATAGATGGAGTAAAGTATACTTATGACAATATATTAAGAGATAGTGAAGAGATTGGGAGACAAATTTCTATAGGTGAAAATATTCCTGTTTTAATTTATTCTAAAAATATAAAGTTCCAATTAGTAAGTTTTTTAGGTATTAACTATTCAAATAATGTGCCTATCATTTGTCACTATAATCTTTCTAAAAAAGTATTAAGTGATATTTTAATAAAGAATAATATTTCAATTATTATATCTGATGAGAATATAGATATAAATGATTTATCTAGTGGTAGTAGCAATAGGACGTTAAAGATAACTAATTCCTCTATAGACCATCACAGTATAAATATATATCAATATAATAATATTTTAAATTATCTAGATAAAGAGATTTGTATGGGAGCTTTATCTTCAGGCTCTACAAATGTCCCAAAAGTATTATATAGAACATATGAAAGCTGGGCTGGATTTTTTCCTATACAAAATGAAATTTTTTATATTTCTGAGGACTCTATTTTATTTATCAATGGAACACTTAGCTTTACAGGAAATCTAAATTCTATAATGTCAGTACTATATGAAGGTGGCAGTATTGTAGTAAGTTCAGGTTTAAACTGTAAAACATGGATAAATGCAATAAAACAATACAATATAACTAACATATATCTTATACCTACAAAGCTTCAATTACTGGTTAAACATTTAAGTGATACAATAGTTAAAGTTAGAAGCGTTTTTACAGGTTCTCAATTGTTGTTTGAGGATGTTGCAAGAAAAATAAAAAAATATATGCCAGATTCTGAAATTATTTTATATTATGGAGCAAGTGAATTAAACTACATTACATATTTGTCTTATGATGAATTGATTGAGAAACCATTAAGTGTAGGTAAGCCATTTCCAAAAATAGATGTATATATTAAGGATAGAATGATTTTTGTAAATACCAAATATGCAGTATATAATGCATCAGAGCCTTATTCTGTTAAAGATATTGGATATTTTGATGATGATGGATATTTAATATTTGAAGGAAGAAGTGATGATGTTGTAAATATTGGTGGGTTCAAAGTTAGTTCTACAAAAGTTGAAAATGTAGTCAAAAGAATTCCTCAAATTGAAAATGCAGTTGTATTACCTTATTTAGATAGTATAAGGGGAAGTCAAATTGCATTATTCGTAACAACTGTAGATAAAATTACAAAGAAAGATTTATTGATTGAGATTAGAACTTATTTAATTAGAAATGAAGTTCCAAGAAAAATTATTTTTTTAGATTCATTACCCTATACATCTTCTGAAAAGATAGATAGATTGGCACTATTAGGAATGTTAGAAGTATAA